In Dermacentor silvarum isolate Dsil-2018 chromosome 2, BIME_Dsil_1.4, whole genome shotgun sequence, the following proteins share a genomic window:
- the LOC119442040 gene encoding peptidyl-prolyl cis-trans isomerase 6 isoform X1, with protein MSSAASKGPEVTDKVYFDIEIGGKPAGRIEIGLFGKVVPKTVKNFKELCQTHLTEKSKDGGLVGYKGSKFHRVIPDFMLQGGDFTKGNGTGGRSIYGDRFADENFKLKHYGAGWLSMANAGKDTNGSQFFITCKKTEWLDGKHVVFGKVLAGMDVVRKVEKVSTDSKDRPTKDVVIVDSGVLDVEAPFPTACTGATD; from the exons GTGTACTTCGACATCGAGATTGGAGGAAAACCGGCCGGTCGTATAGAAATTGGTCTGTTTGGCAAGGTTGTGCCAAAAACTGTCAAGAACTTCAAGGAGCTGTGCCAAACGCACTTGACAGAG AAATCAAAAGATGGTGGCCTTGTTGGCTACAAAGGCAGCAAGTTCCACCGTGTTATCCCAGACTTCATGCTCCAAGGTGGTGACTTCACTAAAGGAAATGGCACTGGAG GACGTAGCATCTATGGAGACCGATTTGCCGACGAGAACTTCAAGCTCAAGCATTATGGTGCTGGCTGGCTCTCAATGGCCAATGCTGGAAAGGACACTAATGGGTCTCAGTTCTTCATCACGTGCAAGAAGACCGAATGGCTAGATGGCAAGCACGTTGTGTTTGGCAAAGTTCTTGCTGGAATG GACGTCGTGCGCAAGGTGGAGAAAGTTTCCACGGACAGCAAGGACAGGCCAACAAAAGATGTTGTCATTGTGGACTCCGGTGTGCTAGACGTGGAGGCTCCTTTCCCCACTGCTTGTACTGGTGCCACTGACTAG
- the LOC119442040 gene encoding peptidyl-prolyl cis-trans isomerase B isoform X2, which yields MSSAEVTDKVYFDIEIGGKPAGRIEIGLFGKVVPKTVKNFKELCQTHLTEKSKDGGLVGYKGSKFHRVIPDFMLQGGDFTKGNGTGGRSIYGDRFADENFKLKHYGAGWLSMANAGKDTNGSQFFITCKKTEWLDGKHVVFGKVLAGMDVVRKVEKVSTDSKDRPTKDVVIVDSGVLDVEAPFPTACTGATD from the exons ATGTCGTCGGCCGAAGTTACCGACAAG GTGTACTTCGACATCGAGATTGGAGGAAAACCGGCCGGTCGTATAGAAATTGGTCTGTTTGGCAAGGTTGTGCCAAAAACTGTCAAGAACTTCAAGGAGCTGTGCCAAACGCACTTGACAGAG AAATCAAAAGATGGTGGCCTTGTTGGCTACAAAGGCAGCAAGTTCCACCGTGTTATCCCAGACTTCATGCTCCAAGGTGGTGACTTCACTAAAGGAAATGGCACTGGAG GACGTAGCATCTATGGAGACCGATTTGCCGACGAGAACTTCAAGCTCAAGCATTATGGTGCTGGCTGGCTCTCAATGGCCAATGCTGGAAAGGACACTAATGGGTCTCAGTTCTTCATCACGTGCAAGAAGACCGAATGGCTAGATGGCAAGCACGTTGTGTTTGGCAAAGTTCTTGCTGGAATG GACGTCGTGCGCAAGGTGGAGAAAGTTTCCACGGACAGCAAGGACAGGCCAACAAAAGATGTTGTCATTGTGGACTCCGGTGTGCTAGACGTGGAGGCTCCTTTCCCCACTGCTTGTACTGGTGCCACTGACTAG